The following coding sequences lie in one Miscanthus floridulus cultivar M001 chromosome 9, ASM1932011v1, whole genome shotgun sequence genomic window:
- the LOC136482535 gene encoding uncharacterized protein, with product MAAEMVGSAVAQEAVNEVLSRIKEGYAEKSDAKEHIERMEMAHIKLEAALEASNKWNITSPPLLRWRSKLKRATQECDHTLRRCRQRLQEVEEVKQGLQSSSFPKRVAHTAMSFVSSMFSSGSDDKLRGSTAVRRFERFADGASEFLRYVELGGTPCRYMFSVPLIRHLLAGKGTKDCNVRGGQHLSLTLQPLSLPNHGMGASLVFLLEDGNMPENNFLLTLKLHLYESTDIVGVVVRCLQLFKPYLSFTAETVKTKLTQMPMQDLCWVFDAYSVYGCDEQQNSLQTMYSKWFRPNPFCYQQLEHLHAQSSSSKSLTCDIYMEPVIQVYLLGHVALSVGNNRQIAVIDGESQTSPTRDFPYLKLGAHISHHASFEHLSPTVGGSVSEIINDEAKHCAMYANISFEQLGEITMPKAVDCLSRNLEATSYQMSWKSKHGSAYLRVEKTSCRATTRKDKVAKRSKQRQDKKVPAQGWTGANSEFIISSWVVHTPAQLQGSIVDNWIQKQKRSTLPLLKTNSCVHDCPMLFLQDYSYWARKLKMSSTLNP from the coding sequence ATGGCAGCAGAGATGGTCGGTTCTGCGGTGGCCCAGGAGGCAGTTAATGAAGTCTTATCAAGAATCAAAGAGGGTTATGCCGAGAAGTCAGATgcaaaggagcacatagagaggatGGAGATGGCGCACATCAAGCTCGAAGCCGCCCTTGAGGCATCCAACAAGTGGAACATCACTAGCCCGCCACTACTGCGCTGGAGGAGCAAGCTCAAGCGTGCCACACAGGAGTGCGACCATACTTTGCGCCGGTGCAGGCAGCGATTGCAAGAAGTGGAAGAAGTGAAACAAGGGCTACAGAGCTCCTCCTTTCCTAAGAGGGTCGCTCATACTGCCATGTCATTTGTTTCGTCAATGTTTAGCAGCGGTAGCGACGACAAGCTAAGAGGATCCACTGCCGTCCGGCGATTTGAGCGGTTTGCTGATGGTGCCAGCGAGTTCTTGAGGTACGTGGAGCTTGGTGGCACACCATGCAGATACATGTTCTCTGTGCCTCTTATACGCCATCTTCTTGCTGGCAAAGGAACAAAGGATTGCAATGTTCGTGGGGGCCAACATCTCTCACTTACTCTACAGCCCCTTAGTCTACCCAACCATGGGATGGGGGCGAGCTTGGTATTCTTACTTGAAGATGGCAATATGCCAGAGAATAATTTCCTTCTTACCCTCAAATTACATCTCTATGAGAGTACTGACATAGTTGGGGTTGTAGTCAGATGCCTGCAGCTGTTCAAACCGTACTTGAGCTTCACAGCTGAGACTGTAAAGACAAAGCTGACCCAGATGCCAATGCAAGACTTGTGTTGGGTGTTTGATGCTTATTCAGTTTATGGCTGTGATGAACAACAGAACAGTCTTCAAACCATGTATTCTAAATGGTTTCGACCAAACCCATTTTGCTATCAACAACTAGAACATCTCCATGCCCAGAGCTCCTCTTCAAAATCATTGACATGTGATATATACATGGAACCAGTTATCCAAGTGTATTTACTAGGACATGTTGCACTGTCAGTTGGGAACAATAGGCAGATCGCAGTCATCGATGGCGAAAGCCAAACAAGCCCCACGAGAGACTTTCCATATCTGAAACTTGGAGCACACATCTCGCATCATGCCTCTTTTGAACATTTGTCACCAACTGTTGGGGGTTCAGTGTCAGAGATAATCAACGATGAAGCCAAACATTGTGCCATGTATGCAAACATTTCCTTTGAACAGCTGGGCGAGATCACGATGCCAAAAGCAGTAGATTGCCTTAGTAGGAATCTGGAAGCTACCTCATATCAGATGTCGTGGAAGTCCAAGCATGGAAGCGCATACCTTCGGGTCGAGAAGACCTCATGCAGAGCAACTACTAGGAAGGACAAAGTTGCAAAACGCTCTAAGCAACGGCAGGACAAGAAGGTTCCAGCTCAGGGATGGACAGGTGCTAACAGTGAGTTCATTATTAGCTCGTGGGTTGTGCACACGCCTGCCCAGTTGCAGGGCTCGATTGTTGACAATTGGATTCAGAAACAAAAGCGATCCACACTACCGTTATTGAAAACTAATTCTTGCGTCCATGATTGTCCGATGTTGTTTTTGCAAGATTACAGTTATTGGGCAAGGAAGCTCAAGATGTCCAGCACGTTAAACCCCTGA